One Cervus canadensis isolate Bull #8, Minnesota chromosome 1, ASM1932006v1, whole genome shotgun sequence genomic window carries:
- the CDK5R1 gene encoding cyclin-dependent kinase 5 activator 1, with the protein MGTVLSLSPSYRKATLFEDGAATVGHYTAVQNSKNAKDKNLKRHSIISVLPWKRIVAVSAKKKNSKKVQPNSSYQNNITHLNNENLKKSLSCANLSTFAQPPPAQPPAPPASQLSGSQTGVSSSVKKAPHPAVSSAGTPKRVIVQASTSELLRCLGEFLCRRCYRLKHLSPTDPVLWLRSVDRSLLLQGWQDQGFITPANVVFLYMLCRDVISSEVGSDHELQAVLLTCLYLSYSYMGNEISYPLKPFLVESCKEAFWDRCLSVINLMSSKMLQINADPHYFTQVFSDLKNESGQEDKKRLLLGLDR; encoded by the coding sequence ATGGGCACGGTGCTGTCCCTGTCCCCCAGCTACCGGAAGGCCACGCTGTTTGAGGATGGCGCGGCCACGGTGGGCCACTACACGGCCGTGCAGAACAGCAAGAACGCCAAGGACAAGAACCTGAAGCGGCACTCCATCATCTCCGTGCTGCCGTGGAAGAGGATCGTGGCCGTGTCGGCCAAGAAGAAGAACTCCAAGAAGGTGCAGCCCAACAGCAGCTACCAGAACAACATCACGCACCTCAACAATGAGAACCTGAAGAAGTCGCTGTCGTGCGCCAACCTGTCCACGTTCGCCCAGCCCCCGCCGGCCCAGCCGCCCGCCCCCCCTGCCAGCCAGCTCTCGGGTTCGCAGACCGGGGTCTCCTCGTCCGTCAAGAAGGCCCCGCACCCTGCCGTCAGCTCCGCAGGGACGCCCAAACGGGTCATCGTCCAGGCGTCCACCAGCGAGCTGCTGCGCTGCCTGGGCGAGTTTCTCTGTCGCCGGTGCTACCGCCTGAAGCACCTGTCCCCCACGGACCCTGTGCTCTGGCTGCGCAGCGTGGACCGCTCGCTGCTGCTGCAGGGCTGGCAGGACCAGGGCTTCATCACGCCGGCCAACGTGGTCTTCCTCTACATGCTCTGCCGGGATGTCATCTCCTCCGAGGTGGGTTCCGACCACGAGCTCCAGGCGGTCCTGCTGACCTGCCTGTACCTCTCCTACTCCTACATGGGCAACGAGATCTCCTATCCGCTCAAGCCCTTCCTGGTGGAGAGCTGCAAGGAGGCCTTTTGGGACCGCTGCCTCTCCGTCATCAACCTCATGAGCTCCAAGATGCTGCAGATCAACGCTGACCCCCACTACTTCACGCAGGTGTTCTCCGACCTGAAGAACGAGAGCGGCCAGGAGGACAAGAAGCGGCTCCTCCTCGGGCTGGACCGGTGA